The sequence GAGGTCGTTGTGCACCAGGACAGCTCCTTGCAGGCTGAATCGGCTCTGACCATTCCCTGAAAAACAgagtgggagaagaagggaaccATGGCTGGCCTTGGCCTGCCCCTCCCCCGCAGCCTGGGGGGGCCCCCATGGCCCTCACCCCCAACAATTCTGTAGGAGAAAGCCAGGCGCTGGGGCTCCTGGGGCACCCGACACGACATTGTGGTCACCTCCAAGCTACGGCCCAGGTGAGTGTAGATGGTGAGTTCCTGAAATGGGGGCTCACACTCGGGGGCATGGTCGTTCACATCCTGCCGGAAGGTAGTCAGATCACCACCCCCAAACCTCCAGTCCAGCCCCTCAGCCTCCCCCCATCACAACCAGAATCTCGGTGTCAGCCAACAGTTTCCAGAACTTTCCACAACAAGGCCCCAACCCTCTCCAGCCAACCAGTGGAGGAAACGGAAGCAGAGAGGATAGGCAGAGCACCCAAGGGGGAGATGAACTCTTTCCAATTCTTTCTGACGCTTCGGGCTCAGTTACCTCAACCTCAATGGTGATGGTGCAGGAGCCTGAACGGTGGCAGGTGGGGTCCTGGTCTTGGCTGTGGTCAGTCAGCAGGACAGTGAGCCTGTACGACTTCTGCAGCTCATAGTCCAAAGGCCCCAGGAGGCGAACCTCCCCTAGAAGAGGGGGCCACAGCCTCAGCTTGCAGAGTCAACCCTGGCTCCACCCTCTCCACCCAGCCCTGGGGTGGGAGTACCGCTGAGACGGTCCACAGCAAAGGGGGCGGACCCGCCAGAGATGGAGTACTCAATGCTGTCATGTGGGTAATCCATGTCTGTGCCCACCACAGAGCCCAGCAGGGTGTGGGGCCTCGCATCCTCACGAACCCGGAATGTGCGTGAGACACAGGTTGGGGAGAACTCATTGACAGGCGTCACCATCACCAGCACAGGCACCTCAGCTGGAAGCCATTTGGAAGTCAGGGAGCTGGCCTGGTttggcccagccctgccctgggggtcagaggagggggaggccctggagggtggggggcagtAGCTCACCCAGGGGTCTTTAGTGGACACAACCCTGCCCTGTTGGTTTCTGAGGGAGGAGAGATGACCCCCGTCCTGAGGACAGGAAGAGGGGCACAGAAGAGCCCTGTCCTGAGTGTCCAGGCCTGGGCATGGTCACTCACTGGTCATCAGAGGCTGACCGCTGTCAAGCACCAGGATGGAAGCTGTATGCTGGAAGCAGGCGCCCGGAGCGTCACAGTCCAGTGTGTTATTCACCTAGCCAGAGGGGCAGGAGAGTGCAGCGCAGCCAAGGCCTAGGAGAGCCTCAAGCCCACTGGGCTGCCTCAGGCCAGGTTGTTCTCACATAGCCTACCCTGACCCTCCGGTAAAGCAGGTTGGCTGCAACACCATATCCTTCACCCTCATGGTCTCTGCTCCCACGGGACCACTGGGCCACCCCCTTCCTGTCCAAGCACCCTACACCGTGGGTCTGAGGGCGGGGTCTGGGTACCTCCAGGACTCTGTCTCGCAGGCAGAGGCTGGAAGCGCTGGCAGGGCTGTGGAACAGCAGTTGGTAGTCCAGGGTGGAGCCAGGAGAGTCCGGGTCAGTGCAAGTGAAGGTATTCAGCACGGTGCCCACAGGCGTGGTCTCGGGGATCTGAGTCCTGGGAGCAGAgggcggggggcagggcgggagctggggctgggctgCGAGCCCTGGCTCTCACCCAACAGCCAGGGTAAGACTCCCAAATACTCACACCAGCAGCGCTGGGAGGCAGCGCGGGGGCCAGCGGTTGACCGACTGCACGTCCACCCGGAAATCAAGCTCGGTGCTGTCCCACGGCCTGAGTCGCTCGAAGGCCTTCACCCGCAGCCTAGTGACCGCGGCGTCCGGGGCTTGCACCAGCTCCAGGGGCGCGGTGGTCCGGACCACGCCGTCGACTGGGCGGGGTGGCAGGGCGCGGGACGCAGAGTTCGGTCCCGCCCCCAGGTCAGTCCCATTAGCACCCTCCCACCTCTCCACGCCCACCTCTCAGGGCGCAGAGACTGACCACCTGGCCGCCACCTCCAAGGCTCGTTTCTAACTCCGGGCCCCCAGACGCGACCTCGCCCCAGATTCTGCCTCAGCTCCAGGCGTTGCAGGTCACTTCTAGACCAGCCGCAGAGGCATCCCCTTACCCGCCCTCCACGCCCCTCACCGCGTCCAATGGAGAAGAGCCGGCAGGGCACCGGGGAGACGATTTCGTAGCGCACGTCGAAGCCCCGGGCGTGGACCTGAGCCACCTTACTTCCGGGAACCAGGTTTTCGGGAATGGTGATGTTCTGGGCTTGCTGCCTGGACCAAAATGGGAGCTCTGGCTCCTACCTGCTCCCGGCAGGGTCTGCAGGCTCCTctcttgggtcttccctggtacaGCAGCCAGCTGGGGATGCTCCTGCAGCCCTACACCTTAACCCTACTCCCGAGTTCCTGGGGCTGGGTCCTGTCTTTCCCACTATCCCCAGGGTAGGGGAGCCTTACAGGAAAGAAACCTGGCTGGAGGGAGCAGGCAAAACTTTCACCGTCAGCATCCCATGGCAGCTTCGGCCTTGTCCAAAGGTCACCAGGATCTGAAGCTGGAAGACCTGCCATGCACACAAAACAAGAAGGGAACTACGATATGTGTTTACCCACATGTGTGTGCCCAGCCCCCCTCAGGACCTCCATAAGGAGCCCCACACTCACTCCGCCCCATGACCTGTTACTCTAACAGATATTCCTTCCTGTCTTACTCTTCTGGGTCATAAGTCCTTCTCTTTGGATGCACACAGCCCCCAAATGAGTAATATCTGAATCATTCACAACATGAATTAGCATGGTAGAGTTGCCAAGAGCCAGTCACTCAGATGTGGAAGCTTTAAAGAAGGAACTTCTCTAGTCTCCTTCAGACTGCACTTGCCGCTGTACTCAGAGTTTTCACTTCCTGTGTGACTGCTCAGAACTTTCTCCTTTCTGTAAGGGGCACTGTGGGCTCCTGGAGCCAGGGATCCCTCTTCTTTCTAGAGCTCCAGAGCCCAGCACAGAACCAAGCCAAGGCAGGAGGGTAGCCAGCATGGGGCAGCAGGTATGGGCTATGTCTAGGAAAGGCAGATGATTGACGAGGCCAGGAACAAATAATCCTCCATGAGGTAATGGCTCTGTCCATTTTATGCCCAGTTCATGGATATCACCAGGTCCCCAGCCGTGCTCACCTTTTGAGCCTGGCCTTTGAGTCCCTGGGATGGTGCCCACAGCTGACCCTGCCCATCAATGGAGAAAGGTCCAGGGAAGTACGGAGGGTCCTGGGCACTGGTGATGTTCATCTGACAGGAAAGAGATGCTGGAGGCCCCCTTCCCTACCACAGTGCCCCCAGGCAACCCTATCAAAATCCCCCAAGAACCCAACAGGTATCTGCCCACTCTCAAATCTCCTGTACTCTGCCACTGCTACTTACTctagcctgggcttccctggccctGATCCAAaatcatctctgcttttaaactaTTCAGTTTTTAAACTACATTTCTTTGGGGGATTGcaaaaaatgatacagaattttttttttttggagaatttagaacacagaagaactttaaAGAACTCAACCCCTGAGAAGTCCCTATGGGAACAGCCATAGTCATTGGGGGTTGGGAAGCCCTCAGTGACTCTCTCCAAGATCATGCATCCTGCAGAGGCCCAGCTATAGACTAAAGAGTCCTTCTGCAGACTATTCTTGGCCAGGCAGGGGCTGGCCTTGGTCTTCCCATCCCCCTTCATcctacccccgcccccaccactgcCCACATGCAGGCCTCACCTGGGCTCCCTGGCCTGGGAGCAGCAGAGTGTACAGTGGGGTCCCAGGCATGACAGTTTCTCGAACCTGAATAATTTCCCCAGCTGGCCAGAGGGGAGGTCAAGGAAGTTCAGGCCGTGCCTGCCCACCGCCCCCCGACTCCCGCCTGCTGCCTCTAGCCTTACCCGGGCTGGCAAATCGACCAGCACACTGGTCACGATTAGGGTCCCGCTGAACATTCACAGAAAGCCGACCCTCCGTCACTTGGCTCCCACATGTGTACTTCAGCTGCAGCTCATAGTGGTTCACTGTCAGGGCATCCAGCCGGGCCGAGCTGCTCAAGGTTATCTGTGGCAGATGGGCAGTGCCATGTGGGGCTGAGGATCTCCATCCCCCAGCACCacctctaggggcttccctggtggctcagagggtaaagaatctgcctgcagtacaggagatccaggttcgatccctgggtcgggaagatccctggagaagggaatggcaacccactccagtattcttgcctggacaagaggacaagaattccatggacagagaagcctggcaggctacagtccatggagttgcagagtcagacatgactgagcgactaacaccatCACTTTCACACCACCTCTGACTTTGTGAATTTAGAGTTTGCCCTTCCCCCACTGTCCCCAGCTGTGCCCATGATCCTACCTTGCCCTCATAGATCCCCTGCGACCTGGTCAGGCTAGGTGGGTTAAAGAAGGTGGTGGGTGGCTGTACACGGAGCAACTCCAGGGTTGGTACATTTGAAGAGCAGTTGAGGGGGAAAGACTGGAGGATGGCACCAGGTCCCTGGCTCTCAGAGATATCTACGAACCAGGGCAGGCAGTTGAGGTCTGTGAAGAAGAGACGATTCAGGCTAGAGACCCCCATGCTCATCGAACCAGGTACACAGAGTCCTTCCCTTCTGCCTTGGGGCCTGGCCACATCTTGGAGACAAGCAGCCAAAGTCTTCCCTTGTCCCCCACATCCAACCACGGATTGGCTCATTTCACAGACTGGGGCTAGGTCTTGTCTTTCCCACTGTCCCCAGGGTAGGGGGACAGTGGGAACTTGGGCGAGGAAGCAGCTAAGGTAAGGAATGAGAGTCGGGGTTCAGATCTTTGCCCTTTCCtggctccccccagcccctgtccTCTATGGTAGCTTATCTGAGAGGGAGTGGGACTCCACTCTGGACTCAGGGGGTGAGACATgaagttcccccacccaccaacTCCTCACCAGAGACAACCAAAGCAAGAAGAAGCACCAGGGGCCTGAGCAGCACCATAGTGGCCTGAAGACACGACAGCAGAGGAGACTCCAGAAGGGCAGACGTGTTTTGTCAGGGCCACCCTGTTGCCAGGTCTGTTGTTCAAACACAGGACTCCTTGGCCTCCAAGATTCTagccccacccagcccctggTGACTGAGCTCTGGACGCTATAGGTTATCAAGAGACCTGGAAAACTCCATTTTTTCACTGCTCCCAGTGGATTTCCCTGTTTATCACTACCACGTGAAGGAGATGTGAGGGGAGAGAGACCAAGCTTCAGATAGGGAAACTAAGGCTCCAGGAAGTCTTGGTCATGCAGTTCTTGGAGACAGAGTACCCACAGCAGCCACTTTGCCAGGAAAAGTGGGCCCAGGGCCTGCTACCCCACAAAACCCGAACTCCAGCTGCTCACCCCCATTAGAACATTATCTGCCTGTGAAATCTGAGCCCAACCATCAACAAAATCTCTCAAAATCTGTCTACATTCAACAGACAAAAGGTATCCTTGGTGACAAATAAAAATGGTGGTTACTTTGGGGCATAGCAATTGGAGGGGACAAAAGGTGGCCTCCTGGAGTGGCTGATGATATTCTATATCTTGATCTGGGTGACACAGGTGTCTACAGATTTTAACATGTATAGAGCCATACCGTTAAAGAGCTGTTCATTCATCTTATTTACATTACATGCCAGTTTTTAAAAGGTTGTCTTCACACGCTTTCTCCAGGTCTTCACCTCTCTCTTTTCTACCGACTGTGTTTGAGCTCGTTCCTCTCCCCATAAAAGTGCTCTTGTCAGGCTCCTCAGAGACCTGCCAACTGTCCAGCAGTTTACGCTCTGTTCTCATCTCCTCGGCACACGTCTGACGCTTGCTCCCCTTGGCTCCTAAGTGCCCATGCTCTCTTAgttgcctcccacctccctggcaGCTCCTGCTCAGCTCCTTTGCTGGTTCTTCTTCATCTTCCCTACCTCCACCCAGTGGAGTGTTCCAGGGTTCATTCCTGTCTGCTGCCATCCTCTGTCCACATGTCCACAAATGACCATttgattttcttctccaagatCACTCTTTTCCAGTCTTGCTTGGTTGATTCGTGCCAATGCCATCCAATCAGTAGTTCAGCCCGGAAGTCTAGGAGTCATGCTTCATGCTTCTCTTTGTCTTCCCATACTCATGTATCAGCAAGCTTGATTTTAACTCCAAAACATACCTCAAagtatgttgaggtatgtttgtACTAGACCTACCCAGATCCAGGCCCTCCCTTCCCTTGATGGATGAGGCAGGAGCCTCCGCTCTGACTACAGAGTGGTTCTCCCAAAGCAGCAATTATCTAAACAACAGCCAGCCCAGGTCATTCCCCTGCTCAAAAGCCCCCTAGAGCTCCCTACcacaccaaaaacaaaaccctttatTCCCTTCTAAAACTGCTAGGAGCCTGGTTTTGCTGACTTCTTCAGTCCCCCCCAACTACCACCATCAGAAATATCTAGGCCTTCCCTGGTATTTTCCTGTCTACTGACTTATCTAGTTTGTCTCCAGTTAGTCTGTGTCCTTGAACCTAGGCCTAGCCACCTCAGGGAACTAATCCTTTGGTCAAAGAACCCCCCGCGGTAAGACCCTGCATTCACTCAGCCTGCCTGTGGTCCGCGATAGACAGGATGCGGGTATTGGGAATCCCCACGAGAGGGCAGCCCTGCTTAGCTTGGCCGAGGCGAGAGACAAGGGAGTGGGAGGTTGGGCCTTGGCTGGGGGCTCCTCCCCGGTGCTGCAGCGAGGCTCTGCGCTCCCTGAGTCCTCAGAGGGGCCGGACCCCTCCCATGACTTCCAGGGACTGTGGAGGCCGGCTCCAGGAGCGGATTCAGTGGGTCGGACCACGAGTGGGCCACAGCACTGCCGAACCCGAAGCTTGGGCCCGATCTACCCGCTCAAGGGCGCAGCCGCGGTATCCGTGCGCTCCAGGGACCCCTGCGGGAGGGACCACAACTGTCCCCTGGGAaaaatgggaaactgaggctacCGCAGGGGTGCGACTTGTCCTGGGAGTCAGCTCAACGGCCCGGGACTTCGGGGAGCACCGGTCCGGATCCCGCCGGCTTTCCAGCTACAGTCCCGCCCTTCCCCAGAAGAGCTGCTTCTAGGGAGTGGGTAGTGGGCGTCAGGTTCTCCCACCCCGCAGGGCCCCGGGGGTGGAGCCACAccagccccgccccagccccatTGGCTGCGGCgccaggggcggggcggggccgccaGATGttggggcggcggcggcggcggcaagagctggggagagggaggagccgTGGAGCCAGGCGGAGGGCAAGGGCGCCGCTGGCCGGCCCGCCGGGCCCTCTCCGCACGGCTCTCGCCGGAGTTCGAAGAGGAACTGGCAGGCCTGGAGGGGGCTGCGGCACGGACATGCACAGCGCTCGGCTTGACAGTTTCCTGGGCCAGCTGCGCTGGGAACTGGTGAGGCTTAGGGGCGGGCGTGGCTCGAGAGGACGTGTGTGGGGTGCTCGGCTGCCTTACTACCCGAACGACACTCGGATGGGGGGGGAGCTGTCCCGAGTGCCCATCCAAGACAGGATGGGGGCGGGGCGGCGTAGATGGCCCAGATGGCCCGCGTCGGGTTTCGGACGATTGGGAGCTGCGCTGGGCATCAAGTAACAGCCGCCCAGCTGGCCGTGCTGCCGGCGCAGCGGAGGAAGTTGGGGGGGAGAAACTTCttgtggggcggggcagggggttTTAAGGAACTAAGGAGGTGGTGGCGCTACTACCGATGCCCCTTATTCCAGGCTGGCCTGTACCTCTTGTCTTCCTGGAGAgtgttcttttcttctctgaaagagGCTGTGGGCTTTGGGGAGCTGAATCCCTCAAGAGGCACGGgatgcacccccccccccccccagctctgAGCAAGACCTACTTCCCCATGCAGGCCCACAACCCTGCCTCCCGCCCTGGTGGCGGGTACCAACTTGCCCAGCTCTGCgtgctgcagcctgccagactgccACCAGGTAGGCCGATGGGAGCCACACGAGCTTCGTGTGCCAGCGCCCCACGCCGGCCCGGTGCCCGCTAGAGGCCTTGCTGCTGAGGCCTGCAGGCCTGTCCAGCCCTCCTGGGCCTTCTGTTTTGGAACTGGCCTGACCAGGCAGGCCGGAGTGACCAGCACTGCTCCTACCACTTCTGCCCTCTCTTCTTCCACAGCTGTGTGGCCGGGACACCGGCTCACCACCAATGCCTGGTCCCCTTCCGCCACCCCCCAAACAGCGCCCAGGCGTGCGGCTCAAGCACCAGCTCAGGGCCTCAGATGCATTGGAAGAGGACTCGGTCTGTGgtgtggaggaagaggaggaagaagttgGGGTGACAGGAGACAGGAGTGCAGCCTTGGGGGGCCCCAGGGAGCATGGCCTGGACTGGGACTCCGGCTTCTCAGAGGTGTCGGGCAGCACATGGAGAGAGGAAGAGCTGCCCAtaccccagcacccagcaccctCGGCATGGCCCCCCCGGAGACAGCGCCTCTCAACCAGTGGTGTCGCCCAGCCTGGCGGAACGCCTGTGGCCCGGGTACCACCTGTTCACCGACCACGGCCCAAGTCCACCCCAGACGCCTGCCTGGAACACTGGCGGGGGCTGGAAGCCGAGGACTGGACCACGGCCCTGCTGAGCAGGGGTCGTAGTCGCCAGCCCCTGGTGCTGGGGGACAACTGCTTTGCGGACTTGGTGCACAACTGGATGGAGCTGCCCGAGGCAGCGGGTGAGGGGGACGATGGGGGTGGGCCCCGTGCCCGTGCTCGGCCCCCCCAGTTCCTGCTGGGCCTCTCTGAGCAGCTGCGGCGCCAGCTGGCCAGGGCGCGCCGGGCAGCGCTGGCAGGAAAGCGACTGTCATGCCCACCTCGCCCGGAACCCGAACTACCTGCAGATGTCTCACGCTTTGCAGCCCTCATGAGTTGCCGCAGTCGGCAGCCCATCATTTGCAATGATGTTGTCAGCTACCTCTGACCCTGCCCTCCAGCCTGGGACAATAAAGGCCTTTCTCTGGACAGTCCTGGTTCCGTACCCCCCGAGGCTCCAGGAAGCAGCGCCAGCCCTGCAAGGCACGACTCAGGCAGGCGAATCGAAAGAGCCTTTTCCCTCCCTGCAGGAGTCCTTGTCATGCCTGTTTCACATGCCGTGCGTCTGCTCCATCACCCGTCCTGTCCACTGAACACCTTccttcaacaagcatttattgagtgcctactgtgggCTTGGGATGCAGGGCTCGGGACGTAGGGCTCGATGGAGCTGGGTGGTGGGGCTCCTGCCTTGTCACAGCTTGTAGTGCAAGCGTGGAAAGTTAGTGTCATACTCCTCACCCTCGTAGCCAAGTTCCAATACCAGCACTCGCTGCCTAGGCGCCTTCTTCACCAGATCTGTCACCCTGGTAGCGTGgggggagagaggtggggagatTGGGTAGATGAGCCGTGACAGGCAGAGTGTCCtggcatgggctccagggtgctgGGGGGGCCATAAGGAGCCCAAGCCAGGAGCAGGAGCAGCCCAAGACAGGAAACATCTGAAAACTATTTTAGGAGCGGCTGGCGGGGCAAGCAGGAGGCAGGAAGCTGTGAGTCCCCTGGGAGTGGGCCGTGAAAGGGGAGCTGAGGAGGGTGTGGAGGAGCTGGGGGGGCTGGCCAAGCAGGCAGCTCCTAGAGGCCCCTCCTAGAGGGTTCCtggccctcaccccacccccagcccgttTGCTGGCTCCATTTGGCAAAAGAAAACTTCAGGAAGGTGTGAGGGGCCCAAatggggttgggaagaggagAGGCTGCGCGTCCCTCACCTCCAACCTCCAGGGCCCGGTTAAAGCCAGGTGCAGGCTCACCTGTGGGACAGGTGCCGGGCCTGTTTTTCCTCAGACCATCCTGCTGAGTAGAGCAGAGCCGACCCATGCAGGAGCATCGTCACCCTCAGTCCTTGTAGCTCCTAAACAGAGACAGGTCAGGGGCCAGCAGGGCCAGGCGGAGCCAGGCCTGGGAGCAGGGCAGAACTGGGGCACACCTGGATGAGGGCCAGCAACGACCCCAGGGTCCTCTCGGGCTGCCCAGCAGGCACTTCCAGGCGGTCCCAACAGGTCCACTTCAGGTGATGGAACTGGGGGGTGGCAGTGGGGAGGAGTCAGAAgcttcttacacacacacaccctctccccGCCCTAGTTGCCAATAGCTTATGGCCCCTTTCCTAGGGGAGGAGCTGGACTAGAGGCAGGAAGCAGAAgccagggggtggggatggaaggTGGGATCTGGGCCCAGAATCTCAACACCCTCCCTGCCTGTGCTGGGACAGGAAATGGGGCTATGGGGCCCCCCGCACAGGGAAACAGGCGATCCATCATACAggctgattttgtgtg is a genomic window of Cervus canadensis isolate Bull #8, Minnesota chromosome 22, ASM1932006v1, whole genome shotgun sequence containing:
- the CDHR4 gene encoding cadherin-related family member 4 isoform X2, whose amino-acid sequence is MVLLRPLVLLLALVVSDLNCLPWFVDISESQGPGAILQSFPLNCSSNVPTLELLRVQPPTTFFNPPSLTRSQGIYEGKITLSSSARLDALTVNHYELQLKYTCGSQVTEGRLSVNVQRDPNRDQCAGRFASPAGEIIQVRETVMPGTPLYTLLLPGQGAQMNITSAQDPPYFPGPFSIDGQGQLWAPSQGLKGQAQKVFQLQILVTFGQGRSCHGMLTVKVLPAPSSQVSFLQQAQNITIPENLVPGSKVAQVHARGFDVRYEIVSPVPCRLFSIGRVDGVVRTTAPLELVQAPDAAVTRLRVKAFERLRPWDSTELDFRVDVQSVNRWPPRCLPALLVTQIPETTPVGTVLNTFTCTDPDSPGSTLDYQLLFHSPASASSLCLRDRVLEVNNTLDCDAPGACFQHTASILVLDSGQPLMTTEVPVLVMVTPVNEFSPTCVSRTFRVREDARPHTLLGSVVGTDMDYPHDSIEYSISGGSAPFAVDRLSGEVRLLGPLDYELQKSYRLTVLLTDHSQDQDPTCHRSGSCTITIEVEDVNDHAPECEPPFQELTIYTHLGRSLEVTTMSCRVPQEPQRLAFSYRIVGGNGQSRFSLQGAVLVHNDLTLGAPWPEQPHTYELLIRVADAGPSSPHLSTTATVTVHLVPWRASTGATSTHRTTVPSRMTPLLVTDTEVFWQPEPWFVVVLTATSALLLLGLGWLLSRLLRGLTQVLQASSEPPQALLLNSIQGTKGSIEGFVEAPRMETPQAPSSVTSLHFDGRAQDSRTGRDYLFNTHTGARRWL
- the CDHR4 gene encoding cadherin-related family member 4 isoform X1; this translates as MVLLRPLVLLLALVVSDLNCLPWFVDISESQGPGAILQSFPLNCSSNVPTLELLRVQPPTTFFNPPSLTRSQGIYEGKITLSSSARLDALTVNHYELQLKYTCGSQVTEGRLSVNVQRDPNRDQCAGRFASPAGEIIQVRETVMPGTPLYTLLLPGQGAQMNITSAQDPPYFPGPFSIDGQGQLWAPSQGLKGQAQKVFQLQILVTFGQGRSCHGMLTVKVLPAPSSQVSFLQQAQNITIPENLVPGSKVAQVHARGFDVRYEIVSPVPCRLFSIGRVDGVVRTTAPLELVQAPDAAVTRLRVKAFERLRPWDSTELDFRVDVQSVNRWPPRCLPALLVTQIPETTPVGTVLNTFTCTDPDSPGSTLDYQLLFHSPASASSLCLRDRVLEVNNTLDCDAPGACFQHTASILVLDSGQPLMTTEVPVLVMVTPVNEFSPTCVSRTFRVREDARPHTLLGSVVGTDMDYPHDSIEYSISGGSAPFAVDRLSGEVRLLGPLDYELQKSYRLTVLLTDHSQDQDPTCHRSGSCTITIEVEDVNDHAPECEPPFQELTIYTHLGRSLEVTTMSCRVPQEPQRLAFSYRIVGGNGQSRFSLQGAVLVHNDLTLGAPWPEQPHTYELLIRVADAGPSSPHLSTTATVTVHLVPWRASTGATSTHRTTVPSRMTPLLVTDTEVFWQPEPWFVVVLTATSALLLLGLGWLLSRLLRGLTQVLQASSEPPQALLLNSIQGTKGSIEGFVEAPRMETPQAPSSVTSLQHFDGRAQDSRTGRDYLFNTHTGARRWL
- the CDHR4 gene encoding cadherin-related family member 4 isoform X3; translated protein: MVLLRPLVLLLALVVSDLNCLPWFVDISESQGPGAILQSFPLNCSSNVPTLELLRVQPPTTFFNPPSLTRSQGIYEGKITLSSSARLDALTVNHYELQLKYTCGSQVTEGRLSVNVQRDPNRDQCAGRFASPAGEIIQVRETVMPGTPLYTLLLPGQGAQVFQLQILVTFGQGRSCHGMLTVKVLPAPSSQVSFLQQAQNITIPENLVPGSKVAQVHARGFDVRYEIVSPVPCRLFSIGRVDGVVRTTAPLELVQAPDAAVTRLRVKAFERLRPWDSTELDFRVDVQSVNRWPPRCLPALLVTQIPETTPVGTVLNTFTCTDPDSPGSTLDYQLLFHSPASASSLCLRDRVLEVNNTLDCDAPGACFQHTASILVLDSGQPLMTTEVPVLVMVTPVNEFSPTCVSRTFRVREDARPHTLLGSVVGTDMDYPHDSIEYSISGGSAPFAVDRLSGEVRLLGPLDYELQKSYRLTVLLTDHSQDQDPTCHRSGSCTITIEVEDVNDHAPECEPPFQELTIYTHLGRSLEVTTMSCRVPQEPQRLAFSYRIVGGNGQSRFSLQGAVLVHNDLTLGAPWPEQPHTYELLIRVADAGPSSPHLSTTATVTVHLVPWRASTGATSTHRTTVPSRMTPLLVTDTEVFWQPEPWFVVVLTATSALLLLGLGWLLSRLLRGLTQVLQASSEPPQALLLNSIQGTKGSIEGFVEAPRMETPQAPSSVTSLQHFDGRAQDSRTGRDYLFNTHTGARRWL
- the INKA1 gene encoding PAK4-inhibitor INKA1 isoform X1 → MLGRRRRRQELGRGRSRGARRRARAPLAGPPGPLRTALAGVRRGTGRPGGGCGTDMHSARLDSFLGQLRWELLCGRDTGSPPMPGPLPPPPKQRPGVRLKHQLRASDALEEDSVCGVEEEEEEVGVTGDRSAALGGPREHGLDWDSGFSEVSGSTWREEELPIPQHPAPSAWPPRRQRLSTSGVAQPGGTPVARVPPVHRPRPKSTPDACLEHWRGLEAEDWTTALLSRGRSRQPLVLGDNCFADLVHNWMELPEAAGEGDDGGGPRARARPPQFLLGLSEQLRRQLARARRAALAGKRLSCPPRPEPELPADVSRFAALMSCRSRQPIICNDVVSYL
- the INKA1 gene encoding PAK4-inhibitor INKA1 isoform X2 produces the protein MPGPLPPPPKQRPGVRLKHQLRASDALEEDSVCGVEEEEEEVGVTGDRSAALGGPREHGLDWDSGFSEVSGSTWREEELPIPQHPAPSAWPPRRQRLSTSGVAQPGGTPVARVPPVHRPRPKSTPDACLEHWRGLEAEDWTTALLSRGRSRQPLVLGDNCFADLVHNWMELPEAAGEGDDGGGPRARARPPQFLLGLSEQLRRQLARARRAALAGKRLSCPPRPEPELPADVSRFAALMSCRSRQPIICNDVVSYL